The Lactuca sativa cultivar Salinas chromosome 2, Lsat_Salinas_v11, whole genome shotgun sequence genome includes a window with the following:
- the LOC111886601 gene encoding F-box protein PP2-B10 yields the protein MITQPLICQVSSKLKVNMENFFESLPEGFVAEALALTSPRDASRLSTVNSVFRSAAQWDSVWESFTPPEYLPEMEDGGAFRSKKEVYLRLCDHPVIIDEGSKSFWLDKGSGKKCYMLAARQLLIASSDSPNCWIWTQTRESRFTEVAELISVSLLEIIGKINTSIFSPDTTYVALLVFKTTSKAYGFEYQPVKVCIGFHGDRSQTRMVYLDPEAGRRRGLRSRRGIGMFSKGGFANWDVVPPPSKENGPKQRDDGWFEIEIGEYFNGGGDAAEVELSVVEVNGGNWKTGLVIQGIEFRPKKFC from the exons ATGATTACACAACCACTAATCTGTCAAGTTTCTTCAAAACTGAAAGTAAATATGGAGAATTTCTTCGAGTCGTTGCCGGAAGGATTCGTAGCAGAAGCATTGGCACTCACCAGCCCTCGAGATGCTTCCCGATTGTCCACCGTCAACTCCGTTTTCCGTTCGGCGGCACAGTGGGACAGCGTTTGGGAGAGTTTCACACCGCCGGAGTACTTGCCGGAGATGGAAGACGGTGGTGCATTCAGATCGAAGAAGGAGGTATATCTACGTCTATGCGATCATCCAGTCATCATAGACGAAGGAAGCAAG AGTTTCTGGTTGGATAAAGGGAGCGGGAAGAAATGTTACATGTTAGCAGCGAGACAGCTGTTAATTGCTTCTTCCGATTCTCCAAATTGTTGGATATGGACACAAACACGAGAATCAAG ATTCACAGAGGTAGCAGAACTTATCAGTGTGAGTTTGCTAGAAATCATCGGCAAAATCAATACTTCAATCTTCTCCCCTGATACAACTTACGTTGCTCTTCTTGTGttcaaaacaacatcgaaagcTTATGGGTTTGAGTACCAACCGGTGAAGGTCTGTATTGGTTTTCACGGCGACCGGAGTCAAACCCGGATGGTGTATCTCGACCCTGAAGCAGGGCGGAGACGAGGTCTCCGATCAAGGAGAGGAATTGGGATGTTTAGTAAAGGAGGATTTGCGAATTGGGATGTGGTGCCTCCGCCTTCTAAAGAGAATGGTCCGAAACAAAGAGACGATGGATGGTTTGAGATTGAGATCGGAGAGTATTTTAATGGAGGTGGTGATGCGGCGGAGGTGGAGTTGAGTGTGGTGGAGGTCAACGGAGGGAATTGGAAGACTGGTCTTGTTATTCAAGGTATCGAGTTCAGGCCTAAAAAATTTTGTTAG